The Juglans regia cultivar Chandler chromosome 11, Walnut 2.0, whole genome shotgun sequence genome contains the following window.
GAACAGTAGCCACGTCTCGGTAGCATATATTGTCCTACTTGCCCTCTTTGCACACCTCCAATTCGCAGGCTTTCTCCAACTTTCAGAAAGGACCAAAAATGCTTTCTGGCTGTGCTCACACTGACACACATATACATACGCACACAGAGAACACAGAGTTAGCTGTCTTCTACAAGCAGGGTAAATTCCAAAAACAAACCTTCACTACCTTCACAATCAATTGATTGACAATATATACATGTTTGTGTCATGAACTAAACAAAACAAACCAATAACAGTATAGAGGTAACCAGTGGATGTTgtcaaagagagaaaataaaaaaataaactccgCAGAAGCATAGAAAcatcttaaatttttattcaaagaCTAACTGCAACATGTACACGCAAATCAGGCTACAAACCAGTTAAGGTTTCAGTTACAAATCCAGCACAGAAAATAAGTTACGACTAAATCAACAACTTTTTTTCCAGTTTACAAAGAGAACTGAAAGTCTCACACTTAAGTAGTCTACAAATATTCTTCAATATTTTCCCAATTATTTCCTTTCAATTGGTACTCTGTCCATTCTCGACACCAAGACCATATAAAACACCAGCGTATTTCTCTGTTGAGCCATTGAAGAAGGTGTCCCTCAACTTTCTAAAGGTACAAGCCGTCAGCAAACTATCAGAACCCGCTTGATGACACACACCAACTCTCTCCACATCCAACAACTCCGCAAGCTTGTTCAACCCACCGTGAAGGCTATTGCAAAACTTCATCAGATGCTTGATATCATACACTATCGGAAAATACATGTTGATCAGATCAAAGAATCCCGCTTGTGTATCAGGCAAACTCCGGCAGGTCAACAATTTAAGCAAGTACCCGAAATCATACCCGCTATGAAAGGTAACCCAATGCACGCCATCGTTCAACACAATCCCCGACGACATCAAAAGCTCACCGAACCGATTCACATCAATGCCCTTCTCATTATTCTTCTTGAAATCAATCCCGGACTGGTGCAACAACTCAATGGAATCGCTTGCGAAAATATCCTCGCTTATATTGAACTCGCGGAAGTTGAATTGCCAGATGCAAAACATATCAGTGCCGCAAGTGGGAAGATTCCCATGCTCGTCGGAGAAAGTGAGACCCAATTGGATTAATTTCAACATATCAACATTGTCTTTCAGTGTTTGGTAGTTATAGTCATTGATGTTCTTGAAAGTACCCACGGGCCGAAGAACTACGCCTGGGAACTCGGTATCCATggcaatataattataattgtcAACAACTTCACGGATCAAAGCAAATTCTTCCTCCAGATTATCATTCCATACGTCACGGATTTGAATCGAATCGCCTTTCGGTAAAATCGACATTTCCAATACTTGAATTCGGGCAACAGAAGGAGGAATACAATCAAACCCAGATCTGAAAACAGACTAAACTGTTCTGTGTAACTGTAACTTAAGTTCTCGCAAAAAGGACAACGTATTCTGTTTCGAGTAGATCTGGAACAGACAGAAGATGAAATAACAGAAACGAAAACAATCGACGAATCATTCAGAATCCTCTCCAAAAACGTGAACCGAACTAGGTTACTGCGAATACGACCGCGTTTTGATCGTTCCACTAGATCTGAGGCAAAcccaattaaaaacataacgTAAATTAACCAAGAAAAAAGGGTATCGATATATAACCTAATAAGAACCCTACAAAGCAAATAGattcaatgaaaaataaaaacttgtgaGCGCACAAGATATCTGACCTTGGATTGGTGAAACAAGGTTTGTGATTATACAGATCTCGAACTTGGAATCAGTGATTTACGCTTCGTCGAAGCGAACTCTCTAGGTCAAcgaaccagagagagagagaaaggaacgTGGTTCTGAGACCTTTACTTGAGGATGGGGGGGTTCTTAACGAGTGAAAGGACGGGGCGAAAAGAGGAAAGTGATGTTGCCAAAGAGCGGGTCCAACGATGTCGTTTTTCTACCAATTAGGAGTTTCCATATCTTactcttttatgttttaaaacaaatcattaatatttaaccttctttattatttttaacattttatcattaagttgtcttctaatttttttttttagtgattagttgaagagttattatattcttaaattgaATATGCGTAGAATATAACattcacatcatttaaatgataagatttaatttataaaattttaaattttaaatttagattttaaattaaattatgttcttatcgatttaataataaaatttttcttgattGAATGTTGATATAACGAGATGTGAGTCAATTAATTTACtagtaatttaaaattttcttagtCGAAGACATGTGAGCATATTAATTTACtggtaatttaaattttaaaatctaaaaaaacgattgtttaattataatggtgattaattaaaaatatatataaagcaagTAATGGGCTGCACTAATTTGTTCAATCTGTGTAGAATGGTCATTGTAACATGACAGGTCAGAGCTCCATTCGGCATCACCAGAAGCATGcgaatatttataaatcaaaataagaaaattggACTTCCTTGACCATATCGCCATCACATTCAttcattttggtatttttgtatCAACTATCCCGTTTGAATTTAGAgttaattttaattgattttatctcatttaataattataatttttttaaaattttacataaaatataataaataatttaatttttttaaatctcaaaataataataatattataaaataatattttattcaacttttaattttaatctcaacttattttatatcaattcactattcaaatctCACCTATATTACCTTTTTAGTGGAGGCTAAATGTTgctttgttaaaatatatatatatttttttaaaacatgttATGTTACGAATATTTCTTCAATCAATTATTGGGGCTAGCTACTTCCACAGGTCCTCGACACCATTTGTTTTTCAAACAATGGtacaaatttttttgaaaatttaaggtAAAGAATCAAAAAGATCATTTTAAGTAACCTTGCGATAATCGAAGGGGAGAAACAATATAAATACATAAGTGATACGTGGAGAATTAAGTTGAGCGGCTTGAGCCCAATGGAGCCGAAGCTGCATGTTCAAAAGCTATCGAAAATTGGAGCACAGACTGCAAAAGAAGAGTTCCCATGCCTCCACTATTTTCACATGTCGTGGAACATAAAACAGCCACCTTATACCAAAATTATTATGGCAAAGTACTGACAAGAAATGCTTTCATAGCTCAGTTGGTTAGAGCACCCGTTTAGTAAGCGGGAGGTCTTGAGTTCGACTCTCAATGAAAGCATGCTCggtttttagtttttacttcTTAGTTCTTACTCTCTCTTGATGCTGGAAGTGAGTTAAGTGACGGACCAGAATTATCTTaaagcattctcattggattagcttttccaatgagaatttagctatgaGGTCATAAAATTGAGAATTTgctacaataatatttaaactaatttctaaatttggaacatattattcattcatcaaatcccttttatattatttctttctctctccctttaatatcaattatttctctcttcattttaaatgacaattgaaaaaatataattagaatacaattactaattaatatataatattatgaatagtaaaatatgataaaataaaataaattcataattaaaaaattaaaaaattattaattacacattactatataatgaataaatagataatctaatgtggagatttgatgtaaatagtcaaagttaaatttattttatattattttattgtcatataatgaaaaaatgactattccaatatagaaacttatatgaatgtaatagctaaatgctaaattcattttatatttatcaaaaatatactttaactttaactttaactaatccaatgaaagTACTCTTAGCAATTGTAAACTCGAAAGGACGATGCTATGTCTAAGAATAATCAGAATCCTCacgcttttatttttttaatttctttaaagtatttaaatattttttaaaattaaaaaaaaaatacaaattcatttaaaaaaatttcattgatcattaagtaaaaaaactttaaaaaataaaataaaatataattcagtAGAAACTTTACGTGGGAATAGtattttccaactggaaaaTCCAGCCAATTGGGTGCTAGACTCTGATTTCCCCCAAATTTTGGCCACGTGTCTCGTTCTCACTCGTCCACATCCCTAGGGCACACAGCAACCCCCCCTTCTCGCTCATAGGTTCAATTGGATTCAGTTCGTTATATCTTCTGGTCTCCCAAAAATATCTTCCACCACAAAACACTGTCGTCAATGAACGGACGTCCGATAACATTCCGATCTTATATTCAGGTACTTGTTTCCCTCGCTCTTTACTACTCCGTTTGTTTTCCATGAAAAGGAAGGGAAATTAatgtaaaaaagaataaataataaaagaataaaatcgcACGTTCTCTTGCcttgttttatatataacagtagATGTTCCTTTGATTTGTTTGGTCGTAGAAATGTAGATTGCTATAGCACGTATGGTTTTCCTTTCGAAAAGAAATGAAGGTTTTCCAAAGGCTACGCATGGTTCCTTGAAATATTGAGAGaggaaaatgatagatttaGTATAGAACAAAGAATCGAGCTAAAGTATTAGTAAGTGACTAATAAGTTTCACTCTTGCACTGAACTTAATTTTTCGTCCTACATAATCAATTAGCTGGTTGGCTTACAACAAACGATAATTGATCTCAActctgtttttgaactttctGTTGTGTCTGTGGTTCTATGTATGGGCTAACACTCTTAAAATTGTCATGTAGCTGCTCGCTGTAGTGTCACTGATGTCGTATGCGTTGATATTTTGGTGGCTATAAGTTTGTGGCTAGTGATAAAATAGATGCCGAGGCCAAATAGCAGCTGAAAAAGGTGTGATTGTTTGTTGGCTCTCAGTTTACCTGCAAATACCTCTCAAGAAAAACATGGGTCAGATACGAAACACCATTATAAAACATGAAGCGTTATTCAAGGAACAGGTATGGAATTTTTCCCGTGCACTATATAATAGAATGGGTGTAAATGAGTTGCATTCACGTATtgagtgcaaaaaaaaaaaaaaagagttcagTGGCAAGTTTCATtgtcaaattgaaaaaagtgaacAGCGGTTACAATGAGTGAGATTATGGAGTGTGTTTGTGTCTGCAaaaatctcttatacttgaaaAAACAAGGAGAAAACCCATTATATTTACTACAAACGAATGAAAAAACAAGTTAATTGTTAGTCCCTAGTGGTAAGTTCCTCATAGACAACTAGTTGGATGGACATGAACTGCATGAGCTATCTTTTTATGGTAAATGGCTCTTCCCTGGCTTCATATGGATGCTTGTATGCATTGTTACATACCAGTGCTGTAGTAAGTGATAGTGGTAGCTTTGTTGTTATTACCACCATTATAGTCATCTCTTTCAACAGCATAGCTCCTCATTGTGTTTTGCTTTTGTTTAAACAAATTGTGATATTGcgatcatttttgttttcagatttcaatTTACTATCCATATCTGCTAAATCGTCAAATCATGACCATTGCAGGTTCAGGCTTTGCACAAGCTGTACGGTATCCAAAAATCAATCATGCAAGGCATAACAGGAATTCACTCCCAGGCCCAAATTCTGGCTTGTAT
Protein-coding sequences here:
- the LOC108992231 gene encoding probable CCR4-associated factor 1 homolog 7; the encoded protein is MSILPKGDSIQIRDVWNDNLEEEFALIREVVDNYNYIAMDTEFPGVVLRPVGTFKNINDYNYQTLKDNVDMLKLIQLGLTFSDEHGNLPTCGTDMFCIWQFNFREFNISEDIFASDSIELLHQSGIDFKKNNEKGIDVNRFGELLMSSGIVLNDGVHWVTFHSGYDFGYLLKLLTCRSLPDTQAGFFDLINMYFPIVYDIKHLMKFCNSLHGGLNKLAELLDVERVGVCHQAGSDSLLTACTFRKLRDTFFNGSTEKYAGVLYGLGVENGQSTN